Genomic DNA from Triplophysa rosa linkage group LG6, Trosa_1v2, whole genome shotgun sequence:
AAACAGATCAAAAGCGAAAGGCGATGCAAGACACATTCCCTGCATCCATGCTCCCAAAGGCAAAGTATAATGAAGAGCTTTGCAGGCATATTCTGTGTGTACAAATACAACTTGAACTGATGTCCCTCCATACCTGTGTTATAGTAGAAAGTTGAGTATTTGCAGCTGTGAACTCCTCCTGCCCTTGTGTGTTAGCTTTCTCTCTGCATTCACATCATGTCTCATTTCTgtcatgtctgtctgtgtggccgtgtgtgtttgtgggtgaCGGGAGTGAAGTGGACACATGGATATGAAGAACTGGTGTCTTGCCTGAGGAGGCCTGTAATAGCAGCTGCCAGTGTgacctctttctttctttctttctttctttctttctttctttctttctttctttctttctttctttctttctttctttctttctttctttctttctttctttctttctttctttctttctttctttctttctttctttctttctttctttctttctcatttgCCTCTTTCACCTCAAAAAATCACACTATTTCCCTTGGGCCGTTCCTCTACAACCATAATCATGCCTCTAATGAAGAGTGGCAATCCCTGTGATGAAGGCCCCTCCCCCTCTGTTTCTCTCCCCAGCACACCCACCCTTCCCGACTCCAGATTTATTGTCCACTTTTTCATACAGGTGACTGGGTGTTTTGATTGGGTGCATCTTACTTCTATCTTGCTATAAAATATGGATCAGCTGTCACGTGACCGTCTGCTGATTCTTTCTCTTACCATTACACGTggatttttatgttgtttagaTATCCTTAAGGGATATGGCATGAAGTCAAAcgctgtgtgtgttgtgtgtatgtatgaTGGAAATATACGAGTCTcgtttgtttttctgtctctgaAGGGACAGGTTGCCAGGGTAATGATGCCTAAGGGAGAAAAGTAAGATGTAAATTGGGTGATCATTGCAGAATGTAAAGTGAAATCTACAGTGTACCATGGGAGTCTGAGTAAGAGAGACAGGCAGagtaaaagaaagagagaggtcATGTCCTGCAGGCGCTGAGGGTCTGAGATTCTGAATTTCCCTGATGTGAGAAAACACAGGGCTGGGgttttgtgtgcgtgtctgtgatACAGTCAGGCTACAGCATGTCTGGACATGACTGCTCAAAGTCCATAGCCTTAATTGGCTCTCTCTTGAGATTTTGAATGCCGGTTAATTGGAAAAACACCCTCTCTTGTATTTATACTAATCTATTTATTTGCTGAGAAAAACAATTGTCAACCACATAGATGTTAGGATTTATGAAAGAGGGTCTGTCtgataaaaagaaatgaaaagaaatgggATAAATCCACATGTTTGTGGATTAATTTTTCCTTTATTATGCCCAAAATAATAACCACTGCATAATAACTTATTCAGTGTACATAAACTAAGCCATGATGTCAACTACATTTTGTATAATTATATATGAATAGTTATTTTAGTACTATTTttagtaatattaaaaaatatcagTGGACTCCAGCTTGCGTGTTACAAGCGCTGTACTATTCTCATAGGCTTCAGGCGGCGTGTGTATCTACCAAAGCAGCTGCAATTTCTTGCAACTAAACATGCACCAGTGGTTATGAATACCACTAAATACTGCATTACCTTTAAAGTGGCACACGAGAAGAGGAAAGGAATAATAATGTACACATGGACAGTATAACTTGATTTAAATAGGACCAATAAGGATTAGATGATTTGGCAGAACTCATTACCAATATGCTGTTAGACaatgtaaacaacaacaacaacaacatcacgTTATGTCAGCATGTAATAACACACATTTGAATCTGTCTCAGTTGATGTGAAGAGATGGCAACAAAAGGAGGTTATCACAAAACAGAAAGGTCATTGATGTATACTTCTATACTGCTCTCCTATTCGCTTTCTCTCAGTCTACCAGCCAAGGATttctcaatgttttttttcttcttcttcctcctcctgAGCTTGTCCAGTTGCCAGGTAACCCTGGGTCACATCTGGGGTCTAAATCGAGCACTTTCTCTCTCTAGTTATCAGAGAGAGGGGCTGTAATTTATTAGTTTGATAAAAAAGAGAAAGGTATTATACAGCGCCGCCAATCTCCGCAGAGCTTGTTTGGAATTCATGCCCTATCCCATTTCCGGTGCATTCCTTGCGGCATCTCAGAGCCATTCATCTTTAAATTGACCACCTGAGCCAGGTTTCTGCATATTCAGTTAGAAGAAAATGTTCTAGGCTTGGATAGCCCGTACTCAGCCCAGCCCTGTACATCAAACATGTGCAGTATCTTAATGAAATTAGGGTTTTTTATTCCACGGATTTTATCAATGATATATTATGAcaatgtaattttatagtttttttggggggtatgTGTCAGGATTCAAATGCAAAAACATTACCACTTTTAGACAATGATGCAGTGCAAAAGACGTTTAGAGTTATGATAAAATACACCCATTTGTTGAAAACCAAAGCGATGCATTTATGATAACAAATGCAAATTGATTTAACTTGTAAACTTATAGTCCTTACAATTCTCTGcataatttatgtatttatttatttacatttaacaaaCCTTCAAAGCATAAAATGTGTTATGGAGAAATCAACACATGTTATTGAAACACAGTCCTAAATGAACTGTTTTGGAGAATTCtattttcctttatttatataaataccTAATCCATGCTATTGCCTTGTTAGGAAACAACAGCCTAGGGCATTCCCAAGACGGAAACCAAATGACTTGACATGCCTTAAAGGGGACTTTGGTGTTCACATACCAAAACAAAGATCTTTCAAGttcattgaattgaattgaaattaaattgaaagcctttattgtcattgtataGCTCTGCATAACAAAATTAGAAGCACTGCTCCTGTTGCTGTCAAAAGAGCAAACATATcacaatagaaaaatacattaaaatttgaaataaaaataacaattttaaagAAAACTGGCCATAGCGTTTGAAAATGCATAGTTTTTTTACTAATAATGTGATGTATTATTAGTAAAAATAAGATGTGATTCTAATTTGGGCGAATCTGTTTTCTTGCCGCTAAATATTCTGGAGGACAAAGTGTCTGTTTAAATTGCAGGAATGCTTAATGCATCATATCATGAGCAAGATATACGATTATGAATGCATGAATTGCCAACGCTTGACTACAGTATCTCACAGGAGATGGATCACATGTGTTCTAATCTCATGCTCTAATTCACTGCTATTGGCAATCTGCACATTGCAACACTGCTAATTTTCATAGAGTTAAACTTTTCTCAACTTTGTTGCAGCACTGTACACACCCAAATCACCATTAAGAAGTGGAAATTGCCAACAGTAGCTGTCGCCGGAAAGTGCCAACCAATAATTGCACGTGTGAATGCCTTTGGAAAGTGTGCTAGGAATCTGGAAACTGTATGGTTGTAATGCCAAAAAGGCACATACTGTGGCATTTGGGACTGTGCACAGATGCAGTCAGTGTTGTATGAATGTTAAAGGTGATGATCAGCCAACTAGAGACGCATAGGGATTTGTTTATAAGCGTCTGtcatctttccctgagtgtcaGTTGATCTGGATGCTATGATGTTGTTACCTCTAgcttaaattaattaaaaggaAATTTTGTGGAACTAGTTACATAACAAAACCCAAGCCACTACACATTcagaaatgtacaaaaatgaTTACAAAAAGAGAACAAAAAGTGGTATCGTTATAGCTTTTCTTGGCTTGATCCTTTatagtattttataaaaatatggaATGTATTAATGATATGTAGATACTAAAAAGTAATAttcaccttagaataaacccTTCTGCTTCAATACTTTGTTATAATTGTTATTTAGAATTAATACAAATCTTAATTTACTACACATCAAAATgaagtttattaaatatatgatCTTATCTGAAATTAAGTTTAACTTATGTCTATAAAAAATGCATGTCCCAAAAACTTATTGGTTAAGTTGGTACAATTAATTTTCTCCAAAGCAAAGTAACCTACATTGACCCATAAAACTTAAACATTAACTGCCTTAATGCTTTATGTTTtctcatatacaggtttttttATATAGTAAGACACTGTACTTATATTTAATGAGATGAAGAATAATTTTTCCACCTATCTGTCTTAGCATCCACATCCACCCACACCTTTGCCAATCAGCTCAAATctgcaaaaatgaaattatagTACATATTACACCTCGAAATCTGTGTATTGTGGGTAAAattcattttgaagaatttgcACACCTGCTCCGTTTTGTATCTCTGGCTGCTGTTATGATCACAACTTAAAATTGGCTATTTATAGAGAACTCCTGCTCCAATCTGAGAGCAGTTTGTGAGTATAGGGTTAACCTTTCCCGGTTTGCCCACATTCATAATATGCATCAAGTCCCAGGCATAAGTGGCGCTTGAATTGATGTCCCTGGTGTGAATTATGACACTCTAAACTGACAGTTTTCCAATGATCATGGCAATACTTTGATTAGAGAGaaagataaacacaaacaaacgcacCTGTATTTTCACAAGAGCACTATGATGGAGTCCCGTGAGACCCGTAAAATGGACGCCCTGTTTCTACCTCAAAGCAATTACGTGCCATCTGCTCTAGTCTGTGTTGTCCGGGTCTGCTGTGTTTTTCGGGGTTGTTGATGTAGAATTATACGCTTTAAATTGACATAATCCATGACAGATTGTGATTGACGGGCGAAAAATTAAGAAATTGGCTAAAGAGAGTGGTCAGTTACTTCCAGCGAGTAAAATAAACACCTGGAGAACATACCATCAGCCAAAACTGTAGAAGTGGAGAAGCAAAATGATGCAATATACCCCTATCCTAAGCGAACGTTAAAACATATCTATCATTTCTATTCCATAAACACGTTGGGTAATTTTTCTTTCCAGATATTCTTTTCCAGATGATTTTGCGTCTCCTGTAATTGTGGTTTTATTGAATATCAAGCCTCTTTGGCAGTGAACATCTGGACAGCTAAAGCAATAACGCAACCATTTACATTTGTACCATCTATCTCAAACACCTGCGAAATCTCATTGAGATGTACGAATATTGAATATATATCATttgaatacaaaattattttcttctTGTGTGCAGCAGTACAAATCAATTCTCAATGTAGGAACATACacataaacataataataataggcTAATAGTTGTTGTTatcattattgtttttgttgttcaaAATGCTAAGTAAGCCTAAATAAAGTTCCTTACAAACATGTTATTTGcattatatataatatgtaatctaaaatattttcttcaatCTGTTTTAAATCTGATATCACTAATGTGGTGACAATAACTATGGTTTAAAGTATTTGttgattaacaaaaaaaatgaatgcatttcaaaaatgcattttcaatccttcaaaaaaaatctcaaaaaatattttaaaaatgattaaaattatatGCATACTGAATGAAAATCacccaaaattatttttttttactaaatgaCCTAAAGGTTGTTTGCTTGTGCAATCATCAATTCTGAGAGACTAACCTACAGACAAAGCCGCCCATCACTGAGGCCACTAGTGGGTCAACTCTGTACACCCGGTGGTAGGTTTAGTAATTTGCTGCCACAGCAGGATCCAgcgcaggagtgaagttcagaCAGGCCCCTGATACACCGTCACTGCAAAGAAAGACAAATAGACATAAAGAAGGAGAAGTCCGTTGTCGGGCTGTTTCTGTATCTCTTTctgatattttaatatacagaatTTATTATTTAGCAAGATAAGACATGCACATAGCTATTCTGTGACGTTCTCAAAAGCAAACACAATGGACAGTCTGTCCAATCTCAAGTTCAAAACCACAGACACGCGTTCAACAACGAATCTGAGGCGGATCAATTCGTTTGAAAACTACCAGACATTTTACCTTTAAACTGATGTCCTTTGAGTTCCATGTCTCGATCAATATAACTGTAAAAGTGGAGTACGTGCTGCCACCTAGCGTCTGGATGGAAGCGGTTGCACCGCTGGAACTAAGCAATGCTATTAAGATTTTTTGATGCTGTCATGATAATTATTTGCGTTTTATTATTAGTTTaaagtttaaatatttatagCTGACAGAACGGTCATTAATGCAACATTAAAAAACTAAGCTTTCACATTGtaatataatttgttttaatatacataatgaCACAATAGTACAGACTGTCTTTTCATTGCATGTTAGATTTTCTCAGATGCATGTTATGGTACATTGAGATTagtattgtatatatatttttatctttcatcatttttctTACCCTGATGTATTTCTGTCTTTATTACTCCTTTCCTGTCTCTTCTTTTCCCTGTCATTTATCTGTTCCTACTTTCTTCTCCTTTTCTCCAAGGCTCTCCTCTCCTCCATCACcctctcctctctcccctcCCACCACTGGCTCTTCTTCGTCTTCCTTTTCTCCTTCTCCTTCCTCATCCCCATCCCCAATTTCCCTTTCCTTCACCTTCAGCTGGTATTCAATATCTCCCTGTGCCCCTTCCGCCACAATGCCTTCCCATCCTTCCGTCTGCACCTCCAGTTGTTCCACTCGATGCATCATTTTACAGGCGCTGGACTCCAGTTCAGCTATCAGGCGAGCCAGTTTGGTCTGCAGGGTCTCCAGGCTGCCTTCTATGCGTTTCACTTTGTCTTCTGTTTTCTCCACCTCTACCTCTCCCTCATCCGTCTCTTCCAGCATGCCCATCTTCGTTAGGATTTGGCGACCCTTCTCCTCCAGCAGGCGCTTGGCAGCAGGGTACTCCAGAAGTGTTTCAGTCAGGTCCTCTTTGGACAGGCTGAACAGATCTGAGTGACCAATGCTGCGAATGTTGGCTGTGCGTCTGTTGCCCGATTTGTTACCTGTGTATTAATGAAGATTGAAATAAATTTGAGTTTTAAAGACAAACAGAGAGTGTGAGAAACTGTGAATatgattattttgtattttagctTGTGAAAACCTTTACAGAATGTTTATCCTTTATAAGGCAGAAAAGGAGGAATTAAACTGAAGTCTTTCAgagttttaaaaacaatctgCAGAACAAGTATGTGTTTCTACAAACATGCCTTGAGGACGATTTGTGTGTTACTTATTTCTGAGCCATTAAAATGTCGTCTTTTTGCTGTGATAGGATTTCAGTATTTAAACACATTATTAAATGACATGAAGAATAATTCAACACCATGTTGGTGGAAGTGTGGATTCTTGCACTCTGTTGCATTGTACCTTTGATATTCAGGATACTGATTTCTCCAAAGAAGTTTCCATCCCCCAGGACAGCAAACTGAGTGACTCCATCGTCTGCCACCACAGCAAGCTTGCCCTCTTTAATAATGTACATCTCATGACCTACATCACCCTTCCTGCACACATACTCTCCTGGGCTATACACCTGTACAAGGCAGCAGAGATTTGAGTATGGGTAACTCATGAAGTACATACTTTTGATAAGAATAATCCATAAATTGCTGAGTTAAAGAGGTCTGGGAGAGctaaaagggatacttcacccaaaaatgaaaattctgtcatcctttagacaccttcgagttgttccaaatgtgtatacatttctttgttctgatgaacacagagaaatatatttagaataatgcttataaccaaacatatctcaacacccattgactaccatataggaaaaaaacaatggtagtcaaaagtgccccagaactgtttgctgtcctacattcttcaaaatgtcttcttaatgtgtttaaaaactgaaacacatgtcttctttttcttcattgacttctactatggtagtcaatgggtgttgagatctttttggttataagcattattctaaatatctttctctgtgttcatcagaacaaagaaatttatacgcatttagaacaactcgaaggtgagttaaagatgacagaattttcatttttgggtgaagtatcactttaagtggCAATAATGTCAGCCATTATCTTTCCAGGTGTGCCACCTGTTTTCTAACCTGTGGCCTGAGTTTGAGCACCAGCTGTTCCAACAGACTGTTCTCACAGTTCTGAAAGATGGTGACTTTGGACAGAGTAGGCAAATGCACGCTCACGGCAGTCGCTGTCTGAAGGGTGATCGGGAGGTGCTGAAGAATCTCATTCTCCCGTGTGATCTTTCTGTTAAAGAGAAGACATTGACTTAGCATTAAACTACTGAATAGGTTAATGAATGAGAGGGACACCTTGatataaagcagtggttctcaaacttttgcAATGAAAACTCCCCCACTCcaccaaataaatatatagttacatttaaattaaacaaaaacagtaatttAGGTATAAattgccatagaagaaccatttgtgGCTGATTGGTTCGAGTACCTTTAACATTCtaagaacctttctgttctttagactataaaaaagtaagaaagtaatCTTTCTTATAAGAACCTTTGacaaaaatgattcttctatTGCAGACCTTTTCTAGCACCTTTTTAAGAGTAAAGACAACCAACTTTAAGGAAAACTGACTACCGCAAGAAgttatttgtgtaaataaacgaattaaatatgaattaatgaaataaatgaaattaagAGTCAAAGGCCACCAATTTATCAAGTGAAAATGCGCACTTGTTAATGTGCAGATGTTGATACCAGTCATTGACACGCTTCTGCAGTTCTTTGCTAATGCGCCGGCTGCGCAGGTAACCTTTCACCAGCTCGTGATTAGGAAAGAACACGTTGTCACGATCACGCAGGCTTGATATCACGCCCCCCATGCTCCCCACGACTGATGCAAACACCAGCACTGCGATCAACATGTCTGCGATCAGAAACAGATATTCTTCCTCGCGCTCCGGGGTCGGTGTGTCCCCCACCGTGGTGAGAATGAGTGTCgaaaaccagaagcaataaaaaTACTGCCGTCTTGTGGAAGCGAAGTCGGGGTTGGAGATGTTGGGATAGACCCAGGGATCCGCTCCGAACCCTATATAATTGGAGAGAGAGAAGTAGACGCATGCGTTCCAGTGGATGAGCACGAAAATATACAGCATCAGTTTGGCGACACGGAAAGTGTTCGGGTAGGATGTGCGCGTTTCCATGCGGTCCAGTGCCTCGTTTAAACGGCCTGTGCGTAGAAAGCGATTGATCCGGACTATAGGCGTGTGAATACCCAGCCGCAGGTAGAGCAAATCGGTGGGCAACAGGGAGGCGATGTCCCACTTGAAGCGAGAAGAGCGCAGGTAACGCATCTTCAAACGGGACAAGTCTTTCACCAGGATGCCTTGCTCCAGAAAACCTGTGGATGGTAGAAGATTGAAACTTCAGTTCATAGTGAGATGAGTGATTACATTACTTTAGAATATCGTACTTTGGCATGTTCTTATTAACAAAGTAGTAGGCTACTCCAAGGTGTAGTGAAAGAAGGTAAATTAAGGTGCACCTACCTGTGCGAAACCCAATAACTGTGTCAAATACATAGACAAAGTCACAGATATAGTCCAAGGTAAGCCATGCTGCCAAATATGTCCTCTCAATGTCATAGAAACAAGtccttataaaaatataaaggatttttttaaaataggtGCTTGTGTAAAGTATGCTGTCTAATCTATGTTTATAACTAATTTGGCAGCAAAAAACATGTAGATTTAATTATCAGACCATTTCATTATCTTTGTGTACGACTGTTtaccatttaaatgtaaaacaaattacACATATAAATGTTGATATCACAGTTTCACTTTGTGTTTTCCCACCTGCATATTATGATGACCCAGTTGTAGCAGATAGGAAGTATCATTATTTGCAACCATGTGTAGTAAAAGTCTTCAGATGGGTCAACTACCCATTGCTTCCAGCTGAGGGATTAAATATAGAATAGGACATTTTGTTTTACAATTTCATGGCTAGATTTTATTTCCCCCAACCCTTTAAATAGCCAAATAAATTTAACTTTGACTGAATAtagtaaaacaatttttttttaaagtaaagtaaaaataattttaaaatgacttactttatttttgtagtCTCCTCTTTCTTCTTCTCGGTTGATTCTTGTCCTTTATTCTCTCCCTCTTCATCATTTTTGTTCATGCGTTGCCACGTAAAAAGTCTTACCCAGCGATTTGTGTTCATATTCGATATTTACTTAACAAGTGAAAACGAGTGAaaactattttagttttttagcaATGATTTAATATTTCAGACATTTCGAACGCAATAACACAGTCTGTGTGGCTGTCTTCGTGGGTGCCAATTGCTGTTCAAACTTCATAGGACTACACAACCAATGTTTGACCGCATAGGCCTATCTCTCTTATCATAACAAGAAGCAACCCCACCCATACAACAAAGGTGCTATGTGATGCTGTTGTTATGGCAACATTTCTCTAAGGAACTTACAGGTAAATATTTTCCCCCTGTCTCACTTTATTAACCAATCAGAATGCTTTAAACTGAAAAGGTACTGTAATAGTAACTAAAAAGTTTGTTGCACTTCCAAAAGGATCAGCCATAAACCATTAAACATTTATGAAATTTAGTTGTATTAAgaattttaaattaattgtttgtcaaattaaaagtaaaaacctCTGCGgtatttctttattaaaataaagtttctGTTAGGCAAGGAAACAGAAGCTTACTATAGGTGGTGCTATGCAACAACAGTTTGTAATCCGcaattaaaatgaaagaaaaataagatAATTCGAAGCTAAATGTGGATTCTGGAGGAGTTGAACACGAAGCCTGAGTTCTGGTGGGACCAGAGATTATTGTGGCATCCAAAAAGTCCATGCGGTAGAAccgtatagcctatagttgggGTAATAATACAGGAGTGAACAAGCCGAAAACGAAAGCGCTAATTCCTCGGTTCGCCAGCGGTGGCGCTCAGAGCAGAACAGCAGATTTACCATGGCCGCCACCCTCGCCCGTGACGTTTCAGCGTCCCGTGCGCGTGGGTGTGTCTGTGGAATCTGAGGAGAAAGATGGCTGCGGGACGAAGGGTGAGGTTGACAAATCTGAGAGTCACAGTTTAAGGACAGACAGGTTTCGGCGGAGGACAAAACGGAAAACAGCCCTCGCCCGCACAAGTGTAAGTACTTAGATTTCAACGGTCGAATCTCTTTGCGTGGTGTCGTCACCGTTTGTTTTTCGCTTGCCTCTCAAGCTCAACGGACAGCAAATCCGACCCGTCTCGAGCTCACAGTGCGGCTAACGGTGAAACTCCACATAGATGATACGAGGAAAATACTTGCCAGTTAATTAAATACCCgttttatttataatgcacGTCAGTAATTTGACTTGTTATTCTCCTAGACGTTAGACGTTACACATGAATGTACAGAGTAACTGTTAACGGTTCTCCCTCTTTGAGCTAACCGATCAGTGCCCAGTGTGTTTTTAAAACGGTAACATTATAACGTTGCTTGGGAATGTGAAGTGTGACATGAAAGTGAAAAGGAGTGATTGGTGAAAGCTGCATTGACATAAATGCGTTGTTGTGATTGGCAGCTGCTTAGATATTTGTTGGGCCGCTTCGTGGTATGAGGCAGTAAAATTATTGTGTAATTGTGTTGTTTACTAAGTGGCATAATGCGTGACTCAGGCATTTAAATTGTTTGTGAAAAGTGGTGTGGTAAaacctgtttttattatttttgccaGCAAAATTGTGTTTGTAgtatttagggctgtcacgattatgaaatttgattgacgattaattgtctaataaatcattgcgattatggtgattaattgtgttttagggctttggcgattatgacgattaattgtctgtttttgagctttgacatttaattctcattcatttttgattctgcgattgaaacgaccatattgttctgaatacaagactatgtttttttcttggaaatacatctgaaaaaattgggtcatcatatatttaaggtttaggcttttacctgtcaataatacaaccaccaaatacctgtaaatgaagtaaattgatcaggtgtgaattgaagccaccattaaaatactatcagtcatagaaaagcttctagtctgtttttttctcacttgcaagactacagtaaaattttacttgtgtgttaatgaaattttggtagactggttttcacactgagatttgcttaaataatattaaattgtactgcaggtaatttgtatatgttgtactgcaggtaatttgtatatgttttagtttttttttaagtgattgtgttgtggtggtacattttacaagtattaccatgctttagtaacaatatatacactaaaatatgcaatatgcagatgcactacagctccccctagtgtcttctatagagatgtgcgataattgcgatgatccgaaatcatcgcgatgaggttgAAAACGGCAACAACACACTGACGGCGCAGTCTggcggtttcacattagcacttttggtgcgcacccgggttcgattaaGGTCAAAGTTCGGTTCGTTTGGTTGATGTGAAGGCTGTCTTctgaacccgggtgcgcacctgCGAAGTGTACCCGATGCAGTTCACGTGAACTCCAGTACGCTTCGTTGCTAATATGAACGCAATCGTACCAAATCACGGAAGTGAACCGCTATTAATGACAtattatttggtaaaaatgtgtgcttgtttcactcacttttctgaCGAGCGTGTCTGACGCGCTCCAAGCAGAGAGCTGTATGTCTCATTTCTGTGCGCCTTCAGCATGCTTAAGAGCATTTGCAGTACATTCATAGACGAAAGTGCCATTATGTACTgaagctttggaaacaaaacatATGTATAAAAGTGAAGCGAGCACTGTAATGGATTTTGCCGCCTTCTCCTGTGTCGTCGTTACAAGCGAAAGGGTAAACAGCTCCAGGCTTGATGACGCAAACGACCCCTGGTTCGGACCCAAAAATAATATGAACGCAGTCCAGCGGGGGCAGTGGGAGCAATCAAACTAGGGTTCGGACAAGGCAATTGTGAAACCAACCTGAGATAGCTGGGACGTGTGTCCCACATGAGCGCGCATCAGTACAATGGGCGGAGCCATTCTCTCCTAGGAACAGTCCCAAGTGgcggtaaaaaaaatatttaaactttacatatgtatgaaatatatgtttttttgcgTATTTTCAGTTTCGTTTGGACATGCTCATATGTTggtgttttgatatatttttaaatatatgatgtaaaaaaatatttttatttgttttattaaaaagctGAGATTCGGCGGCACCCCTAGCCAGTTGTCACGGCACCCACTTTGGGAACCACTGTTGTAGGCTATGGTGCTGAAGCGAAATCCTAGTAGTCaatttgaatatttaaaaaactattgacaacaaatgtaacaactgaaatgaatttatcatgagaagtacttacaaagttactaacaagtagcctttccatgccattcaaactactgattctaaataatctttctgattaaaacatgattcattatgaaatgctcttaaagCCCATCATgctcacggacgaggtaatgaattaattttattttatgtcatcgtaatgaattagcttacaagaaacgtggaatgtaatgctaggTTAGCCctcgactgatattggactttgtcagttgatttggtagcgtaatgctacacagttttacctgtttaaaacagtcatacagtcgt
This window encodes:
- the cnga4 gene encoding LOW QUALITY PROTEIN: cyclic nucleotide-gated cation channel alpha-4 (The sequence of the model RefSeq protein was modified relative to this genomic sequence to represent the inferred CDS: substituted 1 base at 1 genomic stop codon) gives rise to the protein MNTNRWVRLFTWQRMNKNDEEGENKGQESTEKKKEETTKINWKQWVVDPSEDFYYTWLQIMILPICYNWVIIICRTCFYDIERTYLAAWLTLDYICDFVYVFDTVIGFRTGFLEQGILVKDLSRLKMRYLRSSRFKWDIASLLPTDLLYLRLGIHTPIVRINRFLRTGRLNEALDRMETRTSYPNTFRVAKLMLYIFVLIHWNACVYFSLSNYIGFGADPWVYPNISNPDFASTRRQYFYCFWFSTLILTTVGDTPTPEREEEYLFLIADMLIAVLVFASVVGSMGGVISSLRDRDNVFFPNHELVKGYLRSRRISKELQKRVNDWYQHLHINKKITRENEILQHLPITLQTATAVSVHLPTLSKVTIFQNCENSLLEQLVLKLRPQVYSPGEYVCRKGDVGHEMYIIKEGKLAVVADDGVTQFAVLGDGNFFGEISILNIKGNKSGNRRTANIRSIGHSDLFSLSKEDLTETLLEYPAAKRLLEEKGRQILTKMGMLEETDEGEVEVEKTEDKVKRIEGSLETLQTKLARLIAELESSACKMMHRVEQLEVQTEGWEGIVAEGAQGDIEYQLKVKEREIGDGDEEGEGEKEDEEEPVVGGERGEGDGGEESLGEKEKKVGTDKXQGKEETGKE